The Bacillus marinisedimentorum genomic interval CTTGATGATGCGCTGACAACATTCGAAGTGTTCAGGCATTATGAAAAGGACCGCAGCTACTTGAGGCAGAAGGACACTGCGACGCTTGGAGACAAGCTTGACTACGGAAAGATGATGCAGGAGCTCGGTTTTGCATAAAAAGAGAACCCGTATGACTGGTACGTCCAGCTTCGGGTTCATTTTTTGGAGAAATCGTCCGTGTAAGGTTAGTGTCCAGCTCCAGGCGCCAGCGGCTATCGTCATAAGTGGTGATCCCCTCCGGAAGGAAAAACCGCCTTCCTGCGGGCACCCCCGCTTATGCGTACGCCGCTAGGCGGGCGCCTTGCGCATTTCGAGTGTCCAGCTGCGAGCCCTAGCGGCTATCGTCATAAGCATTGCCGCCCCATGAAGGGAAAAATCGCCCTTCCTGGTTCGGCCCTGCTTATGCGTACGCCGCTGAGCAAGGGCTCTCCGCATTTCAAGATGTCCAGCTCCAGACGCCAGCGGCTATCGTCATAAGCGGTGATTCCCTCCGGGAGGGAAAACCGCCTCCCTGCGGGTACCCCCGCTTATGCGTACGCCGCAAAGCGGGCGCCTTGCGCTTTTCGTAATTACTCGGCAGTATGATGAACTGCACAGCGGTTCGGGCCGATTTCGAGCTCGGTTTCTTTTTCGGCGTCGACATCCATTTCGCCGCGGTTGATGGCAACGATGTCTTCGAAGTTCGGCGGTGTTTCAGAGCTTGCCGAACCGGCGACATATTCGACGAAGTCATCCCTGTTCTTATCCATCATCACTTCATTCTGTTTCCGGATCGTGCCGAGTGTTTCGCCGATATACCCGCCATCGTTGATCTCATGGTCGAAATCGGCGTAGTGGGCCGGAAGTACAACGACATCATCTGCAATCTGTGATACTTTGTTATATACGGTATCGTACAAGTCGGCAGCCCATTCGCGCACCTTACCGCCAAGGTCAGGCCGGCCGAGGCCGCTGACGAAAATCGTGTCACCCGAAAAGAGCAGCTTGTCGTTCATGAAGAACGAAACGCTGCCCGGCGTGTGCCCCGGTGTTTTCAGCGCAATCACTTCCAGTTTGATTTTTGCAAATTGGATTTTTTCGTGCTCTTCCAGTGCTTCGTGATCAAATTTCGCGCCCTCGCTTCTCATCAAGTAATAGTTCGCGCCTGTCTGCTTTGCAAGATCGGGCCCGCCCGAAATGTGATCGGCATGAAGGTGGGAATCGACGATATGCGTGATTTTCGCATTTTCTTTTTCGGCATCTTCAACATACCTGTCTGTGAAGCGGGCAGGATCGACGAGCAGCGCTTCTCCAGAAGACAGGACCATATAAGAAAGGCACCCTTTTCCGACACGGATATATTGATATACTTTCACGTCTTCATCCCGGTATACTTCTGTACGGTATAAGTATTCACTCCATGACTTCATTCCGCCTTTCAGGTAGGAAACATCAAGCCCTTCCTCAGCCAGCATGTCGGCGACCATTTTAGATGAGCCTTCCTTCGCGCACACGACGAGAATATCTTTATCGGATGGAATTTTATCAACGATATTTCCTACACCGTCAATGAGTTCAAAATATGGAACATTCATATGTTCGACTGTCGTACCTTCAATTTTCCAGTCTTCAAAATCAGATTCGTTCCGTACATCAAGGATAAATATATCTCCCTTTTTAAGGAGTTTCTCCAGCACTTCTTCACTTGTAATCGGCTTTGCCTCCATAATAATAACCTCCTGTTTCACTTTATTTCTCAGGTTTAACATGTCCAAAAACATGAACGCTATGAAGGCTTTTTTTGAAAAAACTGTGCCTCATCCATTCCTTCTAAAGAAAACATCATAAAATCAGCCGAAAAAGAAACCCTATGGATAAGAAGAAAACAAACATAAAAAGGCAGGGAAAGAAAATGAAGACTGAATATAAAGTGGCGATAATAGGCGGGGGTACGGCCGGCATCACAGCAGCCGCCCAGCTGGCCAAAAAGATATTTCCGGGTGAAATCGTCATCATCGACCCGGCAGATGTTCACTACTACCAGCCGATCTGGACACTTGTCGGGGCAGGTCTTGTCAAAAAAGAAGATTCTGTC includes:
- a CDS encoding MBL fold metallo-hydrolase, with amino-acid sequence MEAKPITSEEVLEKLLKKGDIFILDVRNESDFEDWKIEGTTVEHMNVPYFELIDGVGNIVDKIPSDKDILVVCAKEGSSKMVADMLAEEGLDVSYLKGGMKSWSEYLYRTEVYRDEDVKVYQYIRVGKGCLSYMVLSSGEALLVDPARFTDRYVEDAEKENAKITHIVDSHLHADHISGGPDLAKQTGANYYLMRSEGAKFDHEALEEHEKIQFAKIKLEVIALKTPGHTPGSVSFFMNDKLLFSGDTIFVSGLGRPDLGGKVREWAADLYDTVYNKVSQIADDVVVLPAHYADFDHEINDGGYIGETLGTIRKQNEVMMDKNRDDFVEYVAGSASSETPPNFEDIVAINRGEMDVDAEKETELEIGPNRCAVHHTAE